TCCCAAACCAGGCTGACACAGGTAGGCGATAATGAGCCCCGGGCCGATTACGAGTTCCGTGGCGCTATCACTGGCTATTCCTTCTCCAATGCCGCTGTCACCAACGTAGACCAGGCCGCCACTTCCCGTCTGAATGTGACCATCAACATCACCTTCATCAAACGGGTAGGCGATAAAAAAGGCTTTACCCAGTCATTTACCCGTTCTGCCGACTTCTCTGCCAACCAGCTTCCTTCCGTCGTGGAAAACGGACTGCTGGAGAATAATATCATCCCCGGCATCGTGGACGATATTTTCAACAGGGCTTTCGCTAACTGGTAATAAAATTTTACTACATTAGGACTATGATCGCAAACACAATCATCGCACACGTCTTTTTGCAGGCCAGCCTGCACCAGGTAGATGTGGCCGCCATGGACAAGCTGGTAGCGGAATATCCCTATTTTTCTGCTGCCCGGCTCCTGCTGGCCAGAAAGATATATCACCAGCATGGCGACCTTCATGATCCCGCCATCAAAAAGGCAATGTTGTATAGCGGTCAGCCTCACCATTTTTATCACATCGTGACCCATGAACCGGTACTGGAAACCGTGGAAGACCGTGTATCACCGGCTATCCCGGTAGATGCCCTCCCGGAAGAACTGCCTGTGGCACTGGGAACTGTCGAAGACCACGTATCACCGGCCATTCCGGTAGACGCTCTCCCGGAAGAACTGCCTGCGGCACTGGGAACTGTGGAAGACCACGTACTACCGGCCATTCCGGTAGACGCCCTTCCCGATGAACTGCCTGCCGTCATTTCAGAAAACGGTCAGACAACCGCTGAAGCTGAAGCAGAGACGACAACGCCGGTCATCGCAGACACGAAAATCGAAGAAGAAAAAGAAGGAAAAGAAGAAGTGGAAGAAGAGCATATGATCGCAGCATCCGCTGCCATACCTGTAATGGAAGAAGAAACGCCCATCCCTGCTGCTGCGGAAGCTACCGTTGAAATGCCGCAGGCAATGGCTGTTAACGGCACAGAAGACTACGAAGCAACCACCCCGGACGCGATATTATCTGAAATGCCGCAACAGGCTGACATGGTGGCAGCGCCGGAAACAGACCATACCCCTCATCAGGCGGCATCAACAGCCTCAGAGGATACCGACAACACAGACGAGCTGCCAATTAAAATATTCCCGCTGGAGATGTCAGCAACAGAAGAAACCACGCTGACATTCCAGCCGCTGTATACCGATGACTACTTCGCCTATAAACGGCTGAAAGACCCGGAAAATGCAGACGAGCTCAGCGTTCAGGGAGAGGCAGAGATGAAAAGCTTTACTTCCTGGCTGCGGCAGATCAAGGACAACTTCTCCGGCAGGACCAACAAAGACTGGTACCACCAGCAGCTACACCGCATTTACGAAGAAGACGAAGAACCGGAAGTATCAGAAACCGTCGAAAAAATGGCGATGGACTCCATTACTTTCAACAACGATATCGTATCTGAAACACTGGCAGAGATATGGGTACGTCAACGACAGTACCAACAAGCGATCAGGATA
The Chitinophaga varians genome window above contains:
- the lptE gene encoding LPS assembly lipoprotein LptE, which produces MTTTIRTFIALAMIALLGGCSVHYSTTGASIDNEAKTVNVRFIENRAPITNPTLSQKITQKLRDKVTSQTRLTQVGDNEPRADYEFRGAITGYSFSNAAVTNVDQAATSRLNVTINITFIKRVGDKKGFTQSFTRSADFSANQLPSVVENGLLENNIIPGIVDDIFNRAFANW